From Candidatus Pedobacter colombiensis, one genomic window encodes:
- a CDS encoding ABC transporter ATPase, protein MSFSPQSKVWIYQSNRAFTNDEVSAIQQKLDDFTSQWKAHGHQLKAAAQILHQFFIVFIVDEASAGVTGCSIDASVRIIKEIEQTYNVDLFDRFNIAYKIDNKVIVTNKEDFETLVNIKTVGPKTIVFNNLVQTLEEFDNKWETPFEQSWHSKVFAHLL, encoded by the coding sequence AAGTAACCGTGCATTTACAAATGACGAGGTATCCGCTATACAGCAAAAGCTGGATGACTTTACTTCGCAATGGAAAGCCCATGGTCATCAGCTAAAAGCGGCTGCGCAAATTCTACATCAGTTTTTTATTGTTTTTATTGTCGACGAGGCTTCAGCTGGGGTTACCGGATGTTCTATAGATGCTTCAGTAAGAATAATTAAAGAGATTGAACAAACTTATAATGTTGACCTGTTCGACAGGTTTAACATTGCCTATAAAATAGATAACAAGGTTATTGTAACCAATAAAGAAGATTTTGAGACACTGGTAAACATTAAAACTGTTGGACCAAAAACCATCGTCTTCAATAACCTTGTACAAACTTTAGAAGAGTTTGACAACAAATGGGAAACTCCTTTTGAGCAAAGCTGGCACAGCAAAGTTTTCGCACATTTGCTGTAA
- a CDS encoding isoaspartyl peptidase/L-asparaginase, giving the protein MKKNLKAIVALLLCLSVTTVNAQKKEEKYILVIHGGAGTITRANMSAEKEAAYRTALTLALQTGYNALKAGKTSLDAVEATIHIMEDSPLFNAGKGAVFTHDGRNEMDASIMDGKTLMAGAVAGVTTIKNPISAARSVMEKSEHVMMVGPGAEAFAKQAGLTIVDPSYFYTKERWEGLQKAIKEDSTKAVLDHGNKKSMKLGTINRDYKFGTVGAVALDKAGNLAAGTSTGGMTNKKYGRVGDSPIIGAGTYANNQTAGISCTGWGEFYIRNVVAHDISAMMEYKKMSVADASKAVLDKVGKMGGDGGLIALDKNGHVAMPFNTEGMYRGTVTADGKIEVLIYK; this is encoded by the coding sequence ATGAAAAAGAATTTGAAAGCTATAGTCGCTTTGCTGCTTTGTTTATCTGTAACAACAGTAAATGCGCAAAAGAAAGAAGAAAAGTATATTTTGGTTATTCATGGTGGTGCGGGGACGATTACCCGAGCAAACATGAGTGCAGAAAAGGAGGCCGCTTATCGTACGGCTTTAACATTGGCTTTGCAAACAGGATACAATGCTTTAAAGGCAGGGAAAACCAGTTTAGATGCAGTTGAAGCTACTATCCACATCATGGAAGATTCGCCCTTATTTAATGCAGGTAAAGGTGCTGTTTTTACTCATGATGGCAGAAATGAAATGGATGCTTCTATCATGGATGGTAAAACCCTTATGGCTGGGGCTGTTGCCGGGGTGACTACTATTAAAAATCCTATCTCTGCTGCAAGGTCGGTAATGGAAAAGTCTGAACATGTGATGATGGTTGGTCCCGGGGCAGAAGCTTTTGCAAAGCAAGCAGGCTTAACGATTGTTGACCCGTCTTATTTCTACACTAAGGAGCGATGGGAAGGATTACAGAAAGCGATTAAAGAAGATTCTACTAAGGCTGTATTGGACCACGGCAATAAGAAGTCGATGAAATTGGGTACCATCAATAGGGATTATAAGTTCGGTACTGTTGGTGCTGTGGCCCTCGATAAAGCTGGCAATCTGGCTGCCGGAACTTCAACTGGTGGTATGACGAATAAAAAATATGGAAGGGTAGGTGACTCGCCAATCATTGGAGCCGGAACTTATGCCAACAATCAGACTGCAGGTATTTCTTGTACCGGCTGGGGTGAGTTTTATATCCGCAATGTAGTGGCACACGATATCTCAGCGATGATGGAATATAAGAAGATGTCTGTTGCAGATGCTTCAAAAGCTGTTCTAGATAAAGTAGGTAAAATGGGGGGCGATGGTGGCTTAATTGCGCTGGATAAAAATGGTCATGTTGCTATGCCTTTTAATACAGAGGGTATGTACAGAGGCACAGTTACAGCAGATGGTAAAATTGAGGTGTTAATTTATAAATAG
- a CDS encoding cyanophycinase gives MKYTVFTIIFTFFIATVGCGKSGTSGPEGPVKPPVTGGPNPNRPGSIGIVGDTANVVTPVKGGMVLMGGGTDVDEAFKWMIERSGGGDVVVLRASGTDAYNPYIKGLGNVNSVETLLINSRELANDDVVAYIIRNAEMVFIAGGDQSDYMKYWKGTKTEAALNYLLNEKKAPLGGTSAGCAILGGFYFSGENGSVVSDEALANPYGNNINLYNNDFLHAPYLQNVITDQHYLTRNREGRSVAFLGRIYKDWNVLAKGIAADEKTAVCIDKDGKAVVMGRSKAYFILPVETKLPEQFVSGKPVIWKRDNKAIPVYEIQASELGNGNFNLANFNVADAAGGSWYWWSVDNGQLMKVLQ, from the coding sequence ATGAAGTACACCGTTTTCACCATCATATTTACTTTTTTTATTGCCACTGTCGGATGTGGTAAATCAGGTACCAGTGGTCCGGAAGGCCCAGTTAAGCCTCCTGTAACCGGAGGGCCTAATCCCAATCGTCCAGGTTCTATTGGTATTGTCGGGGATACGGCGAATGTAGTTACACCGGTTAAAGGAGGGATGGTGCTGATGGGTGGCGGAACTGACGTTGATGAAGCATTTAAGTGGATGATTGAAAGGAGTGGTGGAGGTGATGTAGTGGTTCTTCGCGCAAGTGGAACCGATGCTTACAACCCTTATATCAAGGGGCTGGGTAATGTAAATTCTGTTGAAACGCTATTAATCAACAGTAGAGAATTGGCAAATGATGATGTCGTAGCCTACATCATACGTAATGCGGAAATGGTATTTATTGCAGGTGGGGATCAATCAGACTACATGAAATACTGGAAGGGAACTAAGACGGAAGCAGCTTTGAATTATCTTTTGAATGAAAAGAAAGCTCCTTTGGGGGGAACCAGCGCCGGTTGTGCTATACTTGGTGGTTTTTACTTTAGCGGCGAAAACGGAAGTGTTGTTTCTGATGAAGCTTTGGCAAATCCCTATGGAAATAACATTAATCTCTATAACAATGATTTTTTACATGCCCCGTATTTGCAAAATGTGATTACTGATCAGCATTATCTGACCCGTAATCGGGAAGGTAGAAGCGTTGCATTTCTCGGCCGGATTTATAAAGACTGGAATGTGCTGGCCAAAGGAATTGCAGCGGATGAGAAAACTGCGGTTTGTATAGACAAAGACGGAAAAGCAGTAGTGATGGGGAGAAGTAAGGCCTATTTTATACTTCCGGTTGAGACTAAGTTGCCCGAACAATTTGTATCCGGTAAGCCTGTAATTTGGAAACGGGATAACAAAGCAATACCTGTATATGAAATTCAAGCGTCTGAGCTTGGTAATGGTAATTTTAATTTGGCTAATTTTAATGTAGCGGATGCTGCTGGTGGCAGTTGGTACTGGTGGAGTGTGGATAATGGACAGCTGATGAAAGTGCTCCAATAA
- a CDS encoding cyanophycinase, producing the protein MSNKVGVKILFFALVFAVAIPAMAQKGSLFIIGGGDRSPALIQSLIKTAGMGAKDYIIVLPMSSGEPEASYEAIKKQLNAASKNTVGYLNFDASTVNNQKWLDSLTRAKLIFITGGDQTRFMKAVLNTPVYAAIHKAYRNGATIAGTSAGAAVMSKHMITGKQLLDTAYKETFNKLWTKNIEFEEGMGLLDSVIIDQHFLKRSRFNRLISALNAYPGYQCIGIDEGTAIIVHGKKVTIAGVSQVLKISDPVNLKTNGKQLIKMDDLRFSLYTEGDQFSLK; encoded by the coding sequence ATGTCAAATAAAGTTGGTGTTAAGATTTTGTTTTTTGCCCTGGTGTTTGCTGTCGCTATTCCTGCAATGGCACAAAAAGGGAGTTTGTTTATTATTGGGGGTGGAGATCGATCACCGGCATTGATCCAGTCGCTTATTAAAACTGCTGGCATGGGTGCAAAGGATTATATTATTGTTCTGCCTATGTCGAGTGGCGAGCCGGAGGCTTCTTATGAGGCCATTAAAAAACAACTCAATGCGGCTTCGAAGAATACTGTGGGGTATTTGAATTTTGATGCTTCAACAGTTAATAATCAAAAATGGCTGGATTCTTTAACAAGGGCTAAATTGATATTCATTACCGGTGGAGATCAGACTCGGTTTATGAAGGCTGTTTTAAATACTCCGGTTTATGCTGCTATCCATAAAGCATATAGAAATGGTGCTACAATCGCTGGCACCAGCGCCGGCGCTGCTGTAATGAGCAAACATATGATAACAGGGAAGCAGTTGTTAGATACAGCTTATAAAGAGACATTTAATAAGTTGTGGACAAAAAATATAGAGTTTGAAGAGGGGATGGGCTTGCTGGATTCTGTGATTATTGATCAACACTTTTTGAAACGGAGCAGGTTTAACCGATTGATTTCTGCACTTAATGCTTATCCCGGATATCAATGCATAGGAATTGATGAGGGGACAGCTATTATTGTACACGGTAAAAAGGTAACCATTGCAGGAGTAAGCCAGGTATTGAAAATTTCAGATCCTGTTAACCTGAAAACGAATGGAAAGCAATTGATTAAAATGGACGATCTTCGCTTTAGTTTATATACAGAAGGAGATCAATTTAGCTTAAAATAA
- a CDS encoding RagB/SusD family nutrient uptake outer membrane protein, translating to MINKIYQKSAMLFVMVIFTTSCTKLDFKPTDMILPEYAFRNITDINLGVIGAYAPIDYSTLSYSAIVSDEATYPAENTVGNSDAFRWLYTGSNGSVTGLYYTNYQAIDRVNRVLEAMDKLVFTGTDIVLADRYRGELLGLRAYLHFELLRAYAAAYENGALGVTYMEKSAIIYPARDNFEVVIAKAKADLIAAKALIPVTFTDKTRMTRLAISAIQARVALYEKNWGDAAAYATEVINAVPLATKVQFPGLWTDANDSEVIWKLKRVVGDSRTGDFFFRQSGSYVLYAPSFKLIAAFDQANDIRYPAYVKFDATRTGTKSKYLVNKYIGGTSTAPGLADVKQFRVGEMYLIRAEARAESTGDAAADINALRGARIDGYVNANFANKSALITAVYDERFKELALEGHRFFDLRRRKMDIVRLAADAAGAGSALTLTPSQAQYALPIPATEMSVNKNAIQNPHY from the coding sequence ATGATTAATAAAATATATCAAAAATCTGCCATGCTTTTTGTAATGGTGATATTTACGACATCTTGTACCAAATTAGATTTCAAACCGACTGATATGATACTCCCAGAGTATGCGTTTAGAAATATTACGGATATTAACCTGGGCGTTATTGGTGCTTATGCGCCGATAGATTATTCGACACTAAGCTATAGTGCAATTGTTTCGGATGAGGCAACCTACCCTGCAGAAAACACTGTAGGTAATTCTGATGCCTTTAGGTGGCTGTACACAGGATCAAATGGATCTGTAACTGGACTTTATTACACCAATTATCAGGCGATTGATCGGGTGAATAGAGTTTTGGAAGCTATGGATAAGTTGGTTTTTACAGGTACTGATATTGTGCTTGCGGATCGTTATCGTGGTGAATTGCTTGGTTTACGTGCATACTTGCATTTTGAATTGTTAAGGGCCTATGCTGCAGCTTATGAAAATGGCGCATTGGGTGTAACCTACATGGAAAAATCTGCAATTATTTACCCTGCAAGGGATAATTTTGAGGTGGTGATCGCAAAGGCTAAAGCTGATCTTATTGCTGCAAAAGCTTTAATCCCAGTTACTTTTACAGATAAGACCAGAATGACAAGGTTGGCTATTTCTGCCATTCAGGCTCGTGTAGCTTTATATGAAAAAAACTGGGGCGATGCTGCAGCTTATGCTACAGAAGTAATTAATGCAGTTCCGCTTGCTACTAAAGTTCAGTTTCCTGGGTTATGGACGGACGCTAATGATAGTGAGGTGATTTGGAAATTGAAACGTGTTGTTGGAGATTCCAGAACCGGAGATTTCTTTTTCCGACAATCAGGTAGTTATGTTTTGTATGCGCCTTCATTTAAGTTAATTGCTGCATTTGATCAGGCAAACGATATTCGCTACCCAGCCTATGTTAAATTTGATGCTACCCGTACAGGGACAAAATCTAAATATTTGGTTAATAAATATATTGGAGGTACCTCAACAGCACCCGGTTTGGCAGATGTGAAACAGTTTAGAGTTGGAGAAATGTACCTGATTAGGGCAGAAGCAAGGGCAGAGTCGACTGGCGATGCTGCTGCTGATATTAATGCCTTACGTGGAGCCCGAATTGACGGTTACGTTAATGCTAATTTTGCTAATAAGTCTGCGTTAATCACTGCAGTTTACGATGAAAGGTTTAAAGAACTGGCATTGGAGGGGCATCGTTTCTTCGATTTAAGAAGAAGGAAAATGGACATCGTAAGATTAGCCGCAGATGCTGCTGGTGCAGGTAGTGCACTTACTTTGACGCCTTCGCAAGCACAGTATGCTTTGCCTATTCCGGCAACGGAAATGTCTGTAAATAAAAATGCAATTCAGAATCCACATTATTAG